The window ACATACCATGTTGTTCATCTTTTCGGTTACCTTTTCTATGGTCGTCAGACGATAACTTACTGTGGCGAGGTTCCTGCTTATTATCTTTATTTGTCATTGCATCATCATTGCTGGTTGTTGAGCGGTAAGAATAACGGATAGCGATAAAAGTTGCGAGTGACCTGTTGGATACAAGCTCGTTATGTCGACTAGGCTACTTGTCTGTGAATGGCATTATGCAGATTTAAACTCAGAAATCTGACCGTCAGTAACTAAATAGCAATCCATGCCTGCTGAAATAGCGGCAGATCGACCTAATTCTGTATCTTCAAAGACAATACAATCTTTGGGTTCGATTCCAATACGCTTGGCGGCTTCTAAAAATGTATCTGGATTGGGCTTATGATTCTCAACATCATTAGAGGTAACCACGGCATCAAGGTAAGGCATTAAACCCGTTACTTCCAATAACTCATCAGCATGACGACGTTGGCACCCTGTACCAATAGCAATCTTTTTAGATAATGCTTTTTGTTGCTTTAGCACGTTAAACGTTGCAGGAATGACATCTCCTTTGTGGGGAATATCATCAAAAACACGCAGCTTACTTTCGGCTAACAATACCGGGTCGCAGTCTAATTGGTATTTCTCATTAATTGCATACGCTGTTTTAATGGTTGGCATTCCGCCTAAGGTATAAAACCACTCTCGATCAAATGGAATATCAAACGCTTCACATGTCTCTTGCCATGCATTTAAGTGTGCCGGCATTGAATCGACTAACGTGCCATCCATGTCGAAAATAATGCCTTTGTATTTAGCTAAATCCATTATGTACTCCTCAGCCATTTTGTTTATAGAAACACTTTTATATAAACACTATGCCTGACTTTGCCAACATAACTCAATAAATGTGTTTAATGTTTTTTTTATCGGTTGGACTTAACCAGTACAGGTAATGTCAATCACCAATTCGATTCTTGCCCCTTTACCGTATCGATATACTCTTTTGTTAACTGATAACTGTAAAAATTAGGTTTCATTTCCCCTTCGCATACAATGTGAATACTATTGTTAATATTGCCCATAAAGGGAACGATGCTAGTTAGATTACGAGCATTAATAATCTACCGTATCAGCTGTCATTTCTAGAGTTTGCCTATCAATGGTTACACGGTTAAGTGGTATACCCAACTCTCCCGCTTTAACATAAAGATTTACACTGTCTTCATGAGTTTCTGAAACAAAAAACTCAACATCATAACCGACTTTTTCATTGATAAAATCGATCACTTCTTGCATCGAATCATCGTGGAAATATAAATTAACACTTGAAACAGTTTCATATATATATATGTGCTCTTTGTCATCTCTAAACACTTGATTTTTTACAACCACCTCAAGCTCATTGCTCTTTCTAATCTCATGAATATAAAGTATTGCATCATAAGGTATTATTTGATAGTAAATATCTTGTTTTACATTTGTTAGGTAAAAGCTCATTAAGGCGAAGCCACCAGCGCCAACAAAAATAGCGGGGCCAAAAAATAAGGCTAATACTATACAGGTAATTGAACCCACCCATCCAACAACGCGACCTAGTTTAAATAGGAAATCAGGTTCATTTTTGTATCGTTTTGATGCTAGGGCCTTATCATCAAAGCGATAAAAAAAAAGAAATTCAGCAAACGTTACCCAGCCAATAAACCCCATAAAAAGGGCGGGCATAAGAGATGCGAAATAATAAGCATCCCAGGCTGGAATAACATTGCCCCAATTATCTTTATATAAACCACCGACCCCATACATAAATAAGAACCCTAATAAACCTACTATGTGTTTCATGTATTTAGTTGGGCCGTAAAAGGGGGCATCCCAATTTAACGGGTTTTGTGATAATTCTATTTCATTAAATTGACCATCTTTTAATTCATCTGTCGCCGCGACGGTGGGGTTAGCCTTAACCGTATCGATGAACTCTTTTGTTAACTGATAGCTATAAAAATTTGGCTTCATTATTCCCCCTAAATAAGTAAACATTGCTTAGCATCTGAAAAATACGTTTCTTCTATTGGCTTGCCATGTAAGTGTAAACAATAGTCTCTGCTGTTTTTTCCTTGAAGATCTTTAAGGTGTACTGCTTTTTGATCATCATAAAGCGGTGATATTCGAGTTTCTAGATCACCAAACATCGAATAATCAAATACATACCGATAGAATACTTCTTTGAATAATTGATTGTTTTCATTAGCAACAAAAAACAGACCGATTTCGATATCAATATTTTGATGTTCTTGTGAAAAGCCTGCTTGCAATGTATAAGTTGGTATGTACTTATCTACAATTATCGGATCTTTTACTCTTGTCCATATTCCATCGTCTGAATTTAAATTTATTGGTTC is drawn from Photobacterium profundum SS9 and contains these coding sequences:
- a CDS encoding HAD family hydrolase, translated to MDLAKYKGIIFDMDGTLVDSMPAHLNAWQETCEAFDIPFDREWFYTLGGMPTIKTAYAINEKYQLDCDPVLLAESKLRVFDDIPHKGDVIPATFNVLKQQKALSKKIAIGTGCQRRHADELLEVTGLMPYLDAVVTSNDVENHKPNPDTFLEAAKRIGIEPKDCIVFEDTELGRSAAISAGMDCYLVTDGQISEFKSA